The window TGCAGCCCTTGAAGAtgaaacataacccaaatcaatTCATCTATAAATAAATAGCGCGAAATCGGCACTTCTAATACGTATTATCTTTTTGTTAAATTTGGGTCTAATGAAAGTAAGATGCAGGCGGTGGAACGTGGAACTTGTCCTCATGCAGATTTATGGAATGCCGTTGTTGAGAAGGTTCAGAGTATCAAAGATGTTGACAGTGTTGTGAATTACGGTTTGGTTGGAATGTTGATGCTGGTTGCAGTCTCTACTTGGCAGTCAGCATCATAAAGGTGAGAAATAAAATCCTCCTTTGTTCATACTTCATCCAAATATAACCTTTTTTTTGTTCCTGTTATTGGCGTTTGATCTGTTTGAAATGGTTTGTTGTTCAAGTAAGTCAAGTAGCTAAGAAAAAGTGTCTTAGTTCAAATAATAACACAAACACGCATATATAATGTAAGATATCCTTTTTCTATTGGGGTGGAGTCTGTATTAGAAACATATATAGATGGATAGACATTAACAATATGAAATAGATCAATTTTCAGGTCTCATTGATGGTTGCTTATTGCTTGTTTTCCAGGTCATGCCAAAACCTGGTCAAAGAAACAATTTCAAGCTTCTAACTTCTAGGCCTTACTCTCAGGAACGTCCATTTTATGAAATGCAGCCAAATTCAAatatcaaaaagtgatgcagccatcatcattgttatcaaTCTGTCCAGACCGTATATAAGCAAATATCATGTTGGCCGTATCTTCTGTGTATTTACCTTATACATTTTctgattttgttttttcttgtttACACTCAATGAACGTTACGGTGAAGAGGCTTAATTCATAGGCCATCTGATTAACACGTACAATTTGATTAATCGTTGTGATGCTGGCAATAAGTGACTATGAAACTAATTATAATACTTCATTGCCAAAAGGAAATAGATGAGATACGCAGCCTATAGGATACAAATATGAATCGTACAGAAAAAAAATcgcattttttaaaaaacaacgAATTTAATATTGGTCGATGTAAACTCAAACAAAAATTATTCGGGGGTATAATGAAACATTTGCCTAGAAAAGCTTTACTTAATTGTTCATcaaccatttcatcaaataTACCTTTTTCATTGGGAGCGACCCACTTGAGGGGTTAAGTTAAAAATATCTttaccattgaattaaaattaacagTTAAGAttttaagatgatttttaaatattgacttttaattttaatccaaaagttttttaacatttatgTTAGGTAATTTAAGGGTTGCATCCGATGACATTAACCTGTCAAAAGAATTTTGGTTTTTTCGTAATAAACTATTCCTCCACAATCTATTGGAGGTTCCGTCATTGAGAAGAAATGTTTATTTTCTTCGGGttaaaaagatgatattttttaacctatttttaattaatgtttattttcattaaaaccattttttaatatatattttcaattgcTTTGCAATTAAGGtaagtgaaagaaaaaaaagacttttaaaaaatatattgtctaataataatatgataaaaaaataaataaaattaatagcTAAATGCtgttggaaagaaagaaaaagcaCTGTTTTAAAAACTTGTATTGTAGTTATATTGCATTACCTGTATTATTGGTATTACCataaataccggccggtacgactattttaatttattttataaaaatcatacaaaacttattacaatttaacgaaaatagtcaaaatacaattactATACACCCAAAAGAGATATACCAAATAGGTAttgtataacaaaaaaataaggtttaaagtgaaaaaaaataacattaaagtatcataaaaataatttataaaaaagtttataaaaatagaaataccAAAAGAGTATGCCCTCATTCTATTAATACCAATATTAATATCGGCCGGTATTTATTATTTGGGGAAGGAAATATGAGGTTGTTAGACATCTAAGttaggtgaaaaacctctcacatacctttttttaaaccacaaAAATCATGGGCGTCAAACAttgattcaaaatattaaaaaattgatatgtgaggatttttcactcaaattagatgcataacagccccatactcattattatcttattatttacctgtgtataaattttaaaacattgaaagAAAAGGATAAAGGCATgagaatgtaaccaactatggcaaaaatgctatgtaatgtaccctactactcgacttgctatgtaatgtaaccaactacgttTTTTGAGTTATCTAAAGCATGCTATCGGATAGCCAAGGTAATTTATCCGGTTAATATTTTCTTTTGCCACGTGGAAttccattaaacaaaaaacagaatataaaaccctaattctggAGATTTCCCCCCATTTTTCTCTTCCTCCTCCCGCTCGTTCCTCTTTCTCCATGgattcaatttcatcaaattcaacAAATTCGCGATTTATGATGTGTAATTGTGGAGCTAGGATGTACATCATCACTTGAGagaaactaacaaaaataaagcattccttatttatatgtatgtttgtcttggttgtttctcactacttgttcgagttacttattagtttgctacttttatgttgtttaatatgcccaACATGATTGCTTtcgtatttgtattgtcaaacatgtttctaagatatcggtagggCGCATGATTGATACTcgttcgacccgcatagtagccggacccagcagacatgtattttttcttttcagattcttGGCAGATAGGTaagattttctaaacatttctcttTTTCCGTCTTACACTCATGTGTGGCCGGAGatccctatggaagcagtctctctacatttgtgtagaggtaagactgtctacagcttaccaacccataccccgcgcagggattgggtTGTTCGTTGTTGTAACCAAAATAAAGCATCGTCAGCAAACACCTGTCAGTCCAACAGTGAGAAAAAAAGGAACAAGGATGAAGAAAGTTTACTCATGGTTCCGAACAACTTCTAAcaaaaacaaatctttatcatcatcatcatcaacaaacaatcAAATCAACCAAAATAAGTTGTACGGAATCACTGATGACCTAATTAATCACATTCAATCTTTTACTCTTGAAACTTTCAAAAACTTCAATCTTCAAGGTTACTTACAtgtttcatgttttttatttctttaatcttttcttttttaaattaaagttaaaaacaaataattagatTTATACTGAActgtattacatatatatatatagatgaagaacaagaagaagGGATGATAAATAATGGAGGTGGTGAATCTAATGTCCAAAAGGATTTGTCTGATTGGCAAGAAAAACATGCTTTACTTGTTCTTTCTACTGTTAAGGTTAGTGTCTCCCTGTTTGTACgtgtgtatgtttttttttaatttaggcTTAAAGGTTTTGTGTGTATTTGTGTCTATGCAATTGTAGTATAGGTTGTTATGATCATCTACTTATAAGTTTATGATTTTTGTCTTGATGAGTTCCCGACGGATGTGCTCGAACAGTCAAACCTCACTGGGTAAATGTTAAGTTGGGATGACCAGGGAAATAGTCTAGGAAACGGCCACCGGAATACTGGTTACCTGGTTAGGTCATGTACACAAGAGCTAAAGGCTCAGACTTTCATGGGGTAGTCTGCATAGGGATCTATCTATGAgacgaagaaaaaaaaaaccgagaTCAAACAAAAAGTGCACTTAGGTTAGAAAGCGTATAACCCATGTTTTTATAAATTGATGGCAAATGTCAAAAGATCTTGAAAGGTGGGTACTTGcttttgattttgttgattGGTTTAACCAAGCTTGTTCTGTTACACTTTTTAGGCAAAGTAAGCTTTTTATAGGGGTAAGGTTTCATATAGTACTGGTGAGAATGGTATGAGCGGATcaagttttgaatttgaatcATATAAGTGAGCAAGTTAACAAAATTCAATTTTCTGTATCTCAAATATGTACAAATGTCCAATTTGATAAAAATCGAGGAATTTGTGTGTACATCATAGACGCATCTATCCACATGTGCACacataaaaaaaagtgaatttGTTGACTTATTTTATTCAAATGCAAAATATGATGCATTCTTGGTGTTCTTATGGGATTGTGTCTCCATCTTAATACTTAGTTATGTTCCTCCAAATCATACCATcgtaacccaaaagaatcataAAATTGGATTCATAATGAGGTTTTGTGAAACCCTCAATTACATTAGACATGCATCCGAATGTTCCCTCATTTATGTCACATATCGTCAGTGGCAGATTTAGAAATTCGTTATTGGGTATGCACTTTccgataaatttttttttttttgattcttatatataaatattttcaacTCGATGTTTGCGGTTGGGTTTATAATATGATTCGAGTATAAATACAAACGAGACTTTGTTcatgtctagggtacgtgcaaggtttcaccattatacggtaagGGTTCCCCGATGtcgtataccgactgaatgttcgaaaatgggaaaagggaatataaggctgtccggcacctaagcttaggtgtggaacccctcacatactaatattttattatttcttttttaatgaataaatgcatgggcccccatgatttttatggattaaaaaaacaatatgtgagtgttccacccCTAAGATTAGATActcgacagccttatattcccatcccccatatatatatatatataaactttattaaataaaatgtatcAATAGTTAGAAAAGAAAGTCTAAATGTTAGACGCATATAAATGACTAACCAAAAGTTTGCTGATCTTTTGGTGAGTTTACAACACTTGTTTTTGGTagataatttttcaaaaactacaTAATCATGTAATTATAGAAAAGTCATTACCAATAGCACTATTAGTACTGAGAAGTAAATAACTTAcataaaatttgtaaaataaaatgaaaagaaattgattcatcataaaaaaaaatacactgattaaaaagtatatgtattaaaaataatgtaacaaCAGTTTAACTTTAAAAGGTTATAACACATCCCAATTAAACAACtcgtaaataaatataaaccttCAAatctatttttagttgaaaattgaaACTAGAAGCCTAACTATTAGAACTCctaaattgataaatatatatagttggaaACTTCAGAGTTCAGACTACAATAATGAAACAGAGTGGGAACGTGGCGCATGACTCATGAGGTGGTGATGAGTTAAACTTAATTTCATCAACTTTATTGGGTATGCACCTCATTTTCACTGGTTATGCATTCTATGTGAAAAACTTACAAAAGAAAACTCAATTTGAATTTTTTACACTAATTTGGATAGTCAAAGGGTATGCAAATGCCTAAGCTATGCGTCCGCCACTGCATATCGTAAGTAATGAGTTTAAAGTGTATATGTATTTGCTAAATATTGGACTATCAAGTATCCGTTTTCTGTAGAATGCTCAAAGATTCAATGTTGATTTTGAAGATAAATTTAAGACAGTCCTTGTTTGAAATGAATATATCAGTAATATTATAGTCTACATTTGATGCAATTTCATATAGCATGAACATATTGGATAGAGGTTCTGCCATATTACATTGCATTAGGTTGGAGAAATTGATTATCTTAGTGATAATTTCAAAATGAAGCCAATAGACACAATTTTCTTCACCCTTTAGCTGTAAAATGGTCAATGGTGACAAACTGACGATGCCACTTCTAAATATCAGACTGAATTTGAAGTTTTGGTTTGGGAAATTATGTAGTGGATCAGGATCCTCTTTATGAGTTAATAATACAAATTTAAACATCAGTTTCTTAATGATTCCACTGTAGATattgagtttttatttatttgcatCTACAGGAACTATCACAACTTAGATTTAGATTATGTCCACGCTATCTGAAAGAAGGACAGTTTTGGAGAATTTACTTTACACTTGTGAAGAATTATGTTGCAAAGTAAGATCATTTATTCTTCCTTTTTAATGCTTTCCCTATATGGTTgcttttattcttctaatttaaCATCATTCTACTACTAACATTAGGTTGGCAGTCAAGTAACATTAGGATATTGCACTTAATATGATCTTTCTCCAAATGTTTCTTTTCTCCAAAAGATTTACATGCTCATATGTATCTTTACcatataacttatttatttatatattttttaaacttttttcttgATCATCAGATATGAGCTACATGCCATACGGTTAGAGACACTTAAACAAATTGAAATAGAGAACAAGAAAGATTCTAATACTGGGGCGTATGAAGTTGAAATGTTAGAAGCAAGGAAGCCAGAAAGTTTGGAACCTGAAGATTCTCTAGTGTAGCTGGCGAATTTGACAGACAAATTGGATAGAGAGTTGAGGTATTTCTTGCTCATTCTACTATCTGACTTGTGATTTTTGTGTACTTTCTAGAGTTGGCAAGTTGGTGGGTAAGAGGTTGAGTAATGAACATTATAATATTCTGTGTACTGGTCAAAACGGGTCAGGGTTTTTTGGGTTGACAGAAAACACTAGTTTTCCAACAATATTATATTCTGTGTATATGATGATGACTACAAGTATATCATGATATTGATAACTGAAAACCCCTTACCTCTCATACAAAAATGTTTAACCCACTTCTCATAATCCACCAGTTCATTTATATAACAAGCTCATTTTATCAACACCTATGTATTGAATCAATATTTTCACTACGATTGAATCTTGCAAACCAGAGTGAGTATAACCAATATAATATTGTACTTACAACCGACATTACTGTCGACAAGTCGTTCAAAGTTATACCCTCAGTAATTTACGTCTTCACAAGTATCTAAGTAAATATGTGTTTCTGTTGTTCTGCTTATCATCTGAATGATTTGATCCGGTTCTCACCTCTATCACACATGCCAACTAGCTTTTCAACTTGAGGATACATATAGCATATGCATAGGCTATTACGCTTAGAGAGACCCAAAGTGTATTTTGCAAATCttaaaacaacaaattaaacaaatataatatctaTGCTTAACAATATGgaaaacaacatatataatcTCTCCAACAGCTTAATATTATGTGGTGTGGATAACAATTCTTGTTCAAGTACCAATTTTGGTATGCATCAATGCTTAGTAAATCACTAGAAGTCGACCTGGAGTGTCACAATCGCTCACGGATACCTAGACAATGACCAACAAATAGGTACCATGTTTTATTGACCGAGAACTCTAAATAATTGATAGTACTAGTAACGTACATGCTTTAGTACCCTTATCGCGCTTTATTAAAGTCTCACCAAGTTCCACTATTGCACtaaacatcaaaatcaaattttgacttTACAAAGCACATAGCCATAATGTTCTAGTTTATAACGTTACACTTTATGTATGACATGGAACTGTAGTAACCCCCAATTAAGCATGTCCCCAAATTGGGTAATGTTACAAAGGGGTTGCCCCCATGACATTCCTTCTCCAGTTAACACCCATTAAAATGATTTTCCAAGCTTGAATGTCAAGTTTATAGGTTTCAATACCTCAACAGCTTGTGTTCTGACTAATGAGTACATAAACCGACATGTATCATGCATCcaaacatatataacacatCACCTCACCCATATGGTATCTAGTTCACGACTCGACTTCTAAACCTAAAATCAACAACGCTTGCATTTAACATTCATAAATCCTTTGATCAAGTTTTAATCACCAATTCACCATTAGAACAACAGTTTATGAATTTAGGCCTTCATGGTAGTACTATTGTAATATGAAGCGTCAAGCCACCAGCACACATACACCCAAGTGAGTAGCCCCTTTTCACAAAATGAGAACTCTAAACAATCGTATTTGTAATAATGTTTTTGGCATAGTTGTCCAAAGCCAAGGCGAACTTAAAGCGCAAAGACCCCAAATGTGGCGAaggcgagaggcgcaaaaaaagcgcggataaaaaaaaagcatacttaagtaaaaaacaaacaaaatgctATTCAAATTACTAAATAGTATCTAGTAATTGTCTCTAACATATAGTGATTTTTTCTTGAGTGAAGTGTGCAGCCACCAGTAACATTTCACTGGTATGAGCTTTTTTAGCCCAATACAAGAATTCACTGATTTGGGCTTGGGCTCAAACAAACATTTTTTCAGTTTACTGCCCATTACAACAGaaatacggagtatattttttctttttcttcgcAAAGCTTGTATCTTATGAAACATGTGTACAATGACTATCTATCTACAAAACCACTAAAGTCTAAATCTGTAACATGTTTAGTGAGATGTCGAGTTTCCATAACCTTTGGCCTTAAAATATAAGCAATGGCTAAAATGCAAACCCACAACCTACTTAAAAATAGTACATTACCATTGTTGTAACACTACTCCACCCAGCCATTGGCCCAGCAGCCCAAAATGTTGCTCCGAAACAAAATCCCAATAATCCAAATTTGAACTATGAACACTATCAGCATATAAATGTATTACTCATATATCAATACatgaaaaactaatttaatacgaaattttgaaattgaatatATGGGGTGGCTCAGTTTTTGAATGAACTATATGTCTATATCCGGGCTGAATTAGTCGATTAATGAGATATTAAGAAACCGGGCTGTTGGTTTTTGCAATGGTTAAGTAATTTTTGGCTTGTTTTATCGGGTAATTCAGGTTCATTTTGGTTGGTTTTCATGCTCAAATTGTTCTAAACCAGATATTCTATTCGTGTGTGAACCAGTAGTCATCAATTGATATTTGGAACTGTTTTGTTCCAAAAGTTTCCtttgtttttgtcattttacGTTAGTAGTGGACACTTCAGATATAATATCGACAGTCAAAACATTTTCATTAAACATATATCAAGTCAAATCTGCATTTCTTAATGGAGAAACATGTCCTTTGTTTAGTTAGTATGTCATGTTCGAAACAAACTTCAGAAATTTTGTGTGtcttaaataattaagaaatgGGAAAATGATTGCAAAATCTCCTAACTGGGTGCTGCAGCAGctgtttattattttaaaaaatttcattgGCCCCTtgaagttttattaaaaaagggTGTGAGAACGGCAACACCTATGCTAGGTGCTGCTGGAGCACAGATTATTTTCCCTTAAAAATATACTAAGATTAGTAAAACAATACAGTTGATTAAATTAAGAt is drawn from Erigeron canadensis isolate Cc75 chromosome 9, C_canadensis_v1, whole genome shotgun sequence and contains these coding sequences:
- the LOC122582800 gene encoding uncharacterized protein LOC122582800, with translation MKKVYSWFRTTSNKNKSLSSSSSTNNQINQNKLYGITDDLINHIQSFTLETFKNFNLQDEEQEEGMINNGGGESNVQKDLSDWQEKHALLVLSTVKELSQLRFRLCPRYLKEGQFWRIYFTLVKNYVAKYELHAIRLETLKQIEIENKKDSNTGAYEVEMLEARKPESLEPEDSLV